The following are encoded together in the Equus przewalskii isolate Varuska chromosome 14, EquPr2, whole genome shotgun sequence genome:
- the OXER1 gene encoding oxoeicosanoid receptor 1 isoform X1, with the protein MEFHNLSSPSLLPPLSLSTLPPSPSPSAFTTALGSPGEPSKAPCHPASSPTVSAFLAPILCVEFVLGLVGNSLALFIFCCRTRPWTSNTVFLVSLVIADFLLIINLPLRVDYYFRHEIWRFKAAACKINLFMLSTNRTASVVFLTAIALNRYLKVVRPHHPLSRASVQAAAWVAGGLWGGILLLNGHLLLTTYSNSSCLSYRLGTSPSASLRWHQALYVLEFFLPLALILFAIVSIGLTIRRRSLGGQAGPRRAMRVLAVVVAVYTICFLPSVIFGLASMVAFRLRACSTLDICSQLFHSSLAFTYLNSVLDPVLYCFSSPKFLRQARALLGLSQSREDPAKDESSYEPSTRRRTTARKVGTAGKLQKEVSLEVSLE; encoded by the coding sequence ctctctccttcctcctctctctctctctactctccctccatccccctccccctctgccttcACCACTGCCTTGGGGTCACCTGGAGAGCCCTCGAAGGCCCCGTGCCACCCAGCCTCTTCCCCTACAGTGTCTGCCTTCCTGGCTCCCATCCTGTGCGTGGAGTTTGTCCTGGGCCTGGTGGGGAACAGCTTGGCACTCTTCATCTTCTGCTGCCGAACGCGGCCCTGGACGTCCAACACGGTGTTCCTGGTCAGCCTGGTCATCGCGGACTTTCTCCTGATCATCAACCTGCCCCTCCGCGTGGACTACTACTTCCGCCACGAGATTTGGCGCTTTAAGGCCGCTGCCTGCAAAATCAACCTCTTCATGCTGTCCACCAACCGCACAGCCAGCGTGGTCTTCCTCACGGCCATCGCGCTCAACCGCTACCTGAAGGTGGTGCGGCCCCACCACCCGCTGAGCCGGGCCTCAGTGCAGGCGGCCGCCTGGGTGGCGGGAGGACTCTGGGGGGGCATCCTGCTCCTCAACGGGCACCTGCTCCTGACCACCTATTCCAACTCCTCCTGCCTTAGTTACCGGCTGGGCACGAGCCCCTCGGCCTCACTCCGCTGGCACCAGGCGCTGTATGTGTTGGAATTCTTCCTGCCGCTGGCGCTCATCCTCTTTGCCATCGTGAGCATCGGGCTCACCATCCGGCGCCGCAGCCTGGGAGGGCAGGCGGGCCCGCGGAGGGCCATGCGCGTGCTGGCCGTGGTGGTGGCCGTCTACACCATCTGCTTCTTGCCCAGCGTCATCTTTGGCTTGGCTTCCATGGTGGCCTTCCGCCTGCGTGCCTGCTCCACCCTCGACATCTGCTCGCAGCTCTTCCACAGCTCCCTGGCCTTCACCTACCTCAACAGCGTCCTGGACCCGGTCCTCTACTGCTTCTCCAGCCCCAAATTCCTCCGCCAGGCTCGCGCCCTGCTGGGCCTCTCCCAGAGCCGGGAGGACCCAGCCAAAGACGAGAGCTCCTACGAGCCGTCCACCCGGCGCCGGACGACCGCTAGGAAGGTGGGGACCGCAGGAAAGCTACAGAAGGAGGTCTCGTTGGAGGTCTCCCTGGAGTAA
- the OXER1 gene encoding oxoeicosanoid receptor 1 isoform X2, translating into MEFHNLSSPSLLPPLSLSTLPPSPSPSAFTTALGSPGEPSKAPCHPASSPTVSAFLAPILCVEFVLGLVGNSLALFIFCCRTRPWTSNTVFLVSLVIADFLLIINLPLRVDYYFRHEIWRFKAAACKINLFMLSTNRTASVVFLTAIALNRYLKLPAGHEPLGLTPLAPGAVCVGILPAAGAHPLCHREHRAHHPAPQPGRAGGPAEGHARAGRGGGRLHHLLLAQRHLWLGFHGGLPPACLLHPRHLLAALPQLPGLHLPQQRPGPGPLLLLQPQIPPPGSRPAGPLPEPGGPSQRRELLRAVHPAPDDR; encoded by the exons ctctctccttcctcctctctctctctctactctccctccatccccctccccctctgccttcACCACTGCCTTGGGGTCACCTGGAGAGCCCTCGAAGGCCCCGTGCCACCCAGCCTCTTCCCCTACAGTGTCTGCCTTCCTGGCTCCCATCCTGTGCGTGGAGTTTGTCCTGGGCCTGGTGGGGAACAGCTTGGCACTCTTCATCTTCTGCTGCCGAACGCGGCCCTGGACGTCCAACACGGTGTTCCTGGTCAGCCTGGTCATCGCGGACTTTCTCCTGATCATCAACCTGCCCCTCCGCGTGGACTACTACTTCCGCCACGAGATTTGGCGCTTTAAGGCCGCTGCCTGCAAAATCAACCTCTTCATGCTGTCCACCAACCGCACAGCCAGCGTGGTCTTCCTCACGGCCATCGCGCTCAACCGCTACCTGAAG TTACCGGCTGGGCACGAGCCCCTCGGCCTCACTCCGCTGGCACCAGGCGCTGTATGTGTTGGAATTCTTCCTGCCGCTGGCGCTCATCCTCTTTGCCATCGTGAGCATCGGGCTCACCATCCGGCGCCGCAGCCTGGGAGGGCAGGCGGGCCCGCGGAGGGCCATGCGCGTGCTGGCCGTGGTGGTGGCCGTCTACACCATCTGCTTCTTGCCCAGCGTCATCTTTGGCTTGGCTTCCATGGTGGCCTTCCGCCTGCGTGCCTGCTCCACCCTCGACATCTGCTCGCAGCTCTTCCACAGCTCCCTGGCCTTCACCTACCTCAACAGCGTCCTGGACCCGGTCCTCTACTGCTTCTCCAGCCCCAAATTCCTCCGCCAGGCTCGCGCCCTGCTGGGCCTCTCCCAGAGCCGGGAGGACCCAGCCAAAGACGAGAGCTCCTACGAGCCGTCCACCCGGCGCCGGACGACCGCTAG